A stretch of Plesiomonas shigelloides DNA encodes these proteins:
- a CDS encoding Lrp/AsnC family transcriptional regulator → MKRELDKTDRALLAMLQQDCTLSLQVLAEAVNLSTTPCWKRLKRLEEEGVIRASVALLDAEKIGVGMSAFVLLKTQDHSREWYQAFVAHVTEFPEVMEFYRMAGEYDYLLRVQVSGMKAFDEFYKKLVNNVRGLSEVTSSFAMEQIKYSTALPL, encoded by the coding sequence ATGAAGCGGGAATTGGATAAAACTGACCGCGCGCTGCTGGCAATGCTGCAGCAGGATTGCACCTTGTCTCTACAAGTCTTGGCCGAAGCGGTGAACCTCAGCACCACGCCCTGTTGGAAGCGGTTGAAGCGCTTAGAAGAAGAGGGGGTGATCCGCGCCAGTGTCGCGTTGCTGGATGCGGAAAAAATCGGCGTCGGTATGAGCGCATTTGTGCTGTTAAAGACCCAAGATCACTCTCGTGAGTGGTATCAAGCATTTGTTGCCCACGTTACCGAATTTCCCGAAGTCATGGAGTTTTACCGCATGGCCGGGGAGTACGATTATCTGCTGCGAGTACAGGTTTCTGGCATGAAAGCGTTCGATGAGTTTTATAAAAAACTGGTCAACAATGTGCGCGGTTTGAGCGAAGTCACCTCTAGTTTTGCCATGGAGCAGATCAAATACAGCACCGCGCTGCCGTTATAA
- a CDS encoding PLP-dependent cysteine synthase family protein, with translation MPRRTWTNRAIQAIEADFQRSADTHLIKLPLPGLPGIDIYLKDESTHPTGSLKHRLARSLFLYGLCNGWIQEGTTIIEASSGSTAVSEAYFARLLGLPFIAVMPRSTAKRKIAQIEFYGGRCHFVDNSSQIYAESERLACELNGHYMDQFTYAERATDWRGNNNIANSIFNQMALEPHPVPRYVVMSAGTGGTSATIGRYLRYKCHPTELLVVDPQNSVFFDCYMQNDRSLTCTCGSKIEGIGRPRAEPSFICDVIDEMMQVPDSASIATIHWLETILGRKAGASTGTNLWGALQLAQRMHQRGEQGSIVTLLCDSGERYLDTYYNPQWLSEHIGDLSADLHTLHSITGTQPQA, from the coding sequence ATGCCACGCCGTACATGGACTAACCGGGCCATTCAGGCCATCGAAGCCGATTTCCAGCGCTCTGCTGACACCCACCTGATTAAGCTGCCGCTGCCGGGATTACCGGGCATAGATATTTACCTTAAAGATGAGAGTACCCATCCAACAGGTAGCCTGAAACACCGTCTGGCACGTTCGTTGTTCCTGTATGGACTGTGTAATGGCTGGATCCAAGAAGGCACCACCATTATCGAAGCCTCTTCCGGCAGCACCGCGGTTTCAGAAGCCTATTTTGCTCGCCTGTTGGGCTTACCCTTTATTGCGGTGATGCCGCGCAGCACCGCCAAGCGCAAGATTGCCCAAATTGAGTTTTACGGTGGCCGCTGCCATTTCGTGGATAATTCATCGCAAATCTATGCCGAGTCGGAACGTCTGGCCTGTGAGCTGAACGGCCATTACATGGATCAGTTCACCTATGCCGAGCGTGCTACCGACTGGCGCGGTAATAACAACATCGCCAACAGCATTTTCAATCAGATGGCGCTAGAGCCGCATCCAGTGCCGCGTTATGTGGTGATGAGTGCAGGTACCGGCGGCACCTCTGCCACCATTGGCCGCTATCTGCGTTACAAATGCCATCCCACCGAGTTACTGGTGGTAGACCCACAAAACTCGGTGTTCTTCGATTGCTATATGCAAAATGACCGCAGCCTGACGTGCACCTGCGGCAGTAAGATTGAAGGGATTGGTCGCCCACGCGCTGAGCCATCGTTCATTTGTGATGTGATTGATGAAATGATGCAAGTGCCCGACTCAGCCAGTATCGCCACCATTCACTGGCTTGAAACCATTTTAGGCCGCAAAGCGGGCGCTTCAACCGGCACCAACTTGTGGGGCGCACTGCAACTGGCGCAGCGTATGCACCAGCGCGGTGAACAAGGATCGATCGTGACCCTGCTGTGTGACAGTGGCGAACGTTATCTAGATACCTACTACAACCCGCAGTGGCTGTCTGAACACATCGGTGATTTGAGCGCAGATTTACACACGCTGCACAGCATTACCGGTACGCAGCCGCAGGCTTAA
- a CDS encoding thiolase family protein → MSKEIVVLSAVRTPMGGFQGSLSGFTAPQLGAEVVKAAIERAGIQPAQVDEVLLGCVLPAGLGQAPARQAALAAGVPDSVPCTTVNKVCGSGMKTLMQGAAALKLGEADVVVAGGMESMSQAPYLMPAARTGLRMGHGAVKDHMFTDGLEDAYSGKLMGVLAQQMADKRGVTREAMDNFAINSLAKANAAIAQGAFEAEIVPVTVVTRSGNTQVCIDEQPGNAKPEKIPGLRPAFAKDGTITAANSSSISDGAAALVLSTADYAAQNGCKPLARIVSYASHAQAPEEFTVAPVGAIRKAIDLAGWTPDDIDLFEVNEAFAMVTLLAIEDVGLDSNKVNVHGGACALGHPLGASGARVVVSLIHALRRYGKKRGLAALCIGGGEGVAMTVELID, encoded by the coding sequence ATGTCGAAAGAGATTGTGGTGTTGTCTGCTGTGCGTACTCCGATGGGTGGTTTTCAGGGCAGTCTGTCCGGATTTACTGCACCACAATTGGGGGCGGAAGTGGTGAAAGCGGCCATTGAGCGTGCAGGCATTCAACCGGCGCAGGTGGATGAAGTGTTGTTAGGTTGCGTTTTGCCTGCGGGATTGGGCCAAGCACCTGCGCGTCAGGCGGCATTAGCGGCCGGAGTACCGGATAGCGTGCCTTGCACCACGGTGAACAAAGTGTGTGGCTCCGGCATGAAAACCTTGATGCAAGGGGCTGCCGCGCTCAAACTCGGGGAGGCCGATGTTGTGGTGGCTGGTGGAATGGAGAGCATGTCACAAGCCCCGTACCTGATGCCAGCGGCCCGTACCGGTTTGCGAATGGGGCATGGCGCGGTGAAAGATCACATGTTTACCGATGGGCTGGAAGATGCCTACAGCGGCAAGCTGATGGGCGTTCTGGCGCAGCAAATGGCCGATAAGCGTGGCGTGACGCGCGAGGCGATGGATAACTTTGCTATCAACTCACTGGCTAAAGCCAATGCGGCCATTGCGCAGGGGGCATTTGAAGCAGAGATTGTGCCGGTCACCGTGGTAACCCGTAGCGGTAATACGCAAGTGTGTATCGATGAGCAGCCAGGCAATGCCAAACCGGAGAAAATTCCGGGTCTGCGTCCGGCCTTTGCTAAAGACGGCACCATTACCGCGGCTAACTCCAGTTCAATTTCTGATGGTGCGGCAGCTTTAGTGCTGAGTACCGCTGATTATGCCGCGCAAAATGGCTGTAAGCCGCTGGCGCGCATTGTCTCTTATGCTTCCCATGCGCAGGCGCCAGAAGAGTTTACCGTGGCACCGGTGGGCGCGATCCGTAAAGCCATTGATCTGGCTGGCTGGACGCCAGACGATATCGACTTGTTCGAGGTCAACGAAGCCTTTGCGATGGTGACCTTGCTGGCGATTGAAGATGTCGGTTTAGACAGCAATAAAGTCAACGTACATGGCGGAGCGTGTGCTCTTGGTCATCCCTTGGGCGCCAGTGGGGCGCGGGTGGTGGTGAGCTTGATCCATGCCCTGCGTCGCTACGGGAAAAAGCGTGGATTGGCCGCACTGTGCATCGGTGGCGGTGAAGGTGTGGCTATGACCGTCGAGCTGATTGATTAA
- the ackA gene encoding acetate kinase, which produces MSSKLVLVLNCGSSSLKFAIIDAATGDEYLSGLAECFNLPEARIKWKMDGAKHEAELGAGAAHAEALSYIVNTILPQKPELSANLTAIGHRIVHGGESFTSSAVITPEVIEGIKAAIPFAPLHNPAHLIGIEEALKEFPQLADKNVAVFDTAFHQTMPQEAYLYALPYNLYKEQHIRRYGAHGTSHFYVSREAAKMLNKPVEELNVITCHLGNGASVAAIRNGECVDTSMGLTPLEGLVMGTRSGDLDPAVIFHLHDAMGMSVAEINELLTKKSGLLGLTEVTNDCRYVEDNYATAENAKRAMDVFCYRLAKYVSSYAAAMDGRLDAIVFTGGIGENSALVRELTMKKLAVLGFEMDAEGNLKARFGKSGNIATANSRPALVIPTNEELVIAQDAARLTA; this is translated from the coding sequence ATGTCGAGCAAGCTGGTTCTGGTTTTAAACTGCGGTAGTTCCTCACTGAAGTTCGCCATCATTGATGCAGCAACAGGTGACGAATATCTGTCCGGTCTGGCCGAGTGTTTTAACCTGCCGGAAGCCCGTATCAAGTGGAAAATGGATGGTGCTAAGCACGAAGCCGAATTGGGCGCCGGTGCTGCACACGCTGAAGCTCTGAGCTACATCGTAAACACCATTCTGCCGCAAAAGCCGGAGCTGTCTGCGAACCTGACCGCCATCGGTCACCGTATCGTTCACGGTGGCGAAAGCTTCACCTCTTCTGCAGTTATCACTCCAGAAGTTATCGAAGGTATCAAGGCTGCGATCCCATTCGCACCTCTGCACAACCCTGCGCACCTGATCGGTATCGAAGAAGCGCTGAAAGAATTCCCTCAACTGGCGGACAAAAACGTAGCGGTATTCGACACTGCGTTCCACCAGACTATGCCACAAGAAGCATACCTGTATGCGCTGCCATATAACCTGTATAAAGAGCAGCACATCCGTCGTTACGGTGCCCACGGTACCAGCCACTTCTACGTAAGCCGTGAAGCAGCGAAGATGCTGAACAAGCCAGTAGAAGAGCTGAACGTGATCACTTGCCACCTGGGTAACGGTGCTTCTGTTGCAGCTATTCGTAACGGTGAGTGCGTAGACACCTCTATGGGTCTGACTCCACTGGAAGGTCTGGTAATGGGTACCCGTTCCGGTGACCTGGATCCAGCGGTGATCTTCCACCTGCACGACGCAATGGGCATGTCTGTTGCTGAAATCAACGAACTGCTGACCAAGAAGTCTGGCCTGCTGGGTCTGACCGAAGTGACCAACGACTGCCGTTACGTTGAAGACAACTACGCGACCGCTGAAAACGCGAAGCGTGCAATGGACGTATTCTGCTACCGTCTGGCGAAGTATGTTTCTTCTTACGCTGCAGCGATGGATGGCCGTCTGGACGCTATCGTATTCACCGGTGGTATCGGTGAGAACTCTGCACTGGTTCGTGAACTGACCATGAAGAAGCTGGCTGTTCTGGGCTTCGAAATGGATGCAGAAGGTAACCTGAAAGCACGCTTCGGTAAGTCCGGTAACATCGCGACTGCCAACAGCCGTCCTGCGCTGGTTATCCCAACCAACGAAGAGCTGGTGATTGCACAAGACGCTGCACGTCTGACTGCCTAA
- the yfbV gene encoding terminus macrodomain insulation protein YfbV, translating to MNEVNPGWMQLLRDGQTYMKLWPAEKRLGLIFPEPRIIKTTRFAQRAMPALAVFSVAWQMSLGGGNNMAMAVIVGLFALSLPIQGLWWLGKRAHTPLPPALTSWYRDIYDKMRSGGMALMPAVAKPRYQELADLLNRAFKKPEWQILLDEL from the coding sequence ATGAACGAGGTGAATCCAGGTTGGATGCAGCTGCTCCGGGACGGGCAAACGTACATGAAGTTGTGGCCAGCTGAGAAGCGATTGGGGCTGATTTTCCCTGAGCCACGCATCATCAAAACCACGCGCTTTGCTCAGCGTGCTATGCCGGCGCTGGCAGTATTCAGTGTGGCATGGCAGATGTCGTTAGGCGGCGGGAACAACATGGCGATGGCCGTGATTGTGGGGCTTTTTGCACTGAGCCTGCCGATTCAAGGGCTATGGTGGCTGGGAAAACGTGCGCATACGCCGTTGCCGCCAGCGTTAACCAGCTGGTATCGCGACATCTATGACAAGATGCGCTCGGGCGGTATGGCCTTGATGCCAGCAGTGGCTAAGCCGCGCTACCAAGAGCTGGCCGATCTCTTAAACCGCGCTTTTAAAAAGCCGGAGTGGCAAATTCTGCTCGATGAGCTGTAA
- the pta gene encoding phosphate acetyltransferase, translating into MLVPIGTGVGLTSVSLGVVRAMERKGVNVNFFKPICQPRHGGNGPDLTTSSIRANSSVKTLEPFTLSFAENLIGSGQTDVLLEQIVARFAEETKDADTVLIEGLVPTRKQSFANNVNFDIAKALDAEIVFVVAPGTDTPEELKERLEVACSNFGGLKNKSIAGVIVNKLNAPVDEMGRTRPDLSEIFDDSNKAKSVNVEVLQLFSNSPLRILGCVPWNFDLIATRAIDMAKHLNAEIINEGDINTRRIKNVTFCARSIPHMVEHFRPGSLLVTSADRPDVMVAASLAAMNGVEIGALLLTGGYAIEPQVRELCARAFETGMPVFGVNTNTWQTSLNLQSFSLEVPVDDKARIEKVQDFVASHIDSQWIESMTAASTRSRRLSPPAFRYQLTELARKAGKRIVLPEGDEPRTIKAAALCAERGIAECILLGNPEDIQRVAASQGVVLGKGIQIINPADVIETYVPRLVELRKNKGMTEVVAREQLQDTVVLGTMMLEANEVDGLVSGAVHTTANTIRPPLQLIKTAPNASLVSSVFFMLLPDQVLVYGDCAINPDPTAEQLAEIAIQSAESAIAFGIEPRVAMISYSTGTSGAGSDVEKVREATRIAQEKRPDLMIDGPLQYDAAIMADVAKSKAPNSKVAGKATVFVFPDLNTGNTTYKAVQRSADLVSIGPMLQGMRKPVNDLSRGALVDDIVYTIALTAIQATQQ; encoded by the coding sequence ATGTTAGTTCCAATCGGCACCGGTGTCGGCCTGACAAGCGTCAGTCTGGGTGTTGTACGTGCGATGGAGCGCAAAGGCGTTAACGTCAACTTCTTCAAACCAATCTGCCAGCCACGCCACGGCGGCAACGGTCCTGATCTGACTACCAGCAGCATCCGTGCTAACAGCTCTGTGAAAACGCTGGAGCCGTTCACCCTGAGCTTTGCTGAGAACCTGATCGGTAGCGGCCAGACTGATGTTCTGCTGGAGCAAATCGTTGCTCGTTTCGCGGAAGAAACCAAAGATGCAGACACCGTTCTGATCGAAGGTCTGGTACCAACCCGCAAGCAGTCTTTCGCTAACAATGTGAACTTTGACATTGCTAAAGCGCTGGACGCAGAAATCGTCTTCGTTGTAGCACCAGGCACTGATACCCCAGAAGAGCTGAAAGAGCGTCTGGAAGTAGCCTGCTCCAACTTTGGTGGTCTGAAGAACAAATCCATCGCCGGCGTGATTGTTAACAAGCTGAATGCACCGGTTGACGAGATGGGCCGTACCCGTCCGGATCTGTCTGAAATCTTTGATGACAGCAACAAAGCGAAGTCTGTTAACGTAGAAGTGCTGCAGCTGTTCTCCAACAGCCCACTGCGCATTCTGGGTTGCGTGCCTTGGAACTTTGATCTGATCGCAACACGTGCTATCGACATGGCGAAGCACCTGAATGCAGAAATCATCAACGAAGGTGACATCAACACTCGTCGCATCAAGAATGTGACTTTCTGTGCGCGTAGCATCCCGCACATGGTTGAGCACTTCCGTCCAGGCTCTCTGCTGGTGACCTCTGCTGACCGTCCAGACGTTATGGTTGCTGCCTCTCTGGCTGCCATGAACGGTGTGGAAATCGGTGCCCTGCTGCTGACTGGCGGCTACGCTATCGAACCACAAGTTCGCGAACTGTGTGCCCGCGCTTTCGAAACTGGTATGCCAGTATTCGGCGTGAACACCAACACCTGGCAGACTTCCCTGAACCTGCAAAGCTTCAGCCTGGAAGTACCAGTAGACGACAAAGCTCGTATCGAAAAAGTACAGGACTTCGTTGCCTCTCACATCGACAGCCAGTGGATCGAATCCATGACTGCCGCGTCGACTCGCTCACGTCGTCTGTCTCCACCAGCATTCCGTTACCAGCTGACCGAGCTGGCACGTAAAGCCGGCAAGCGCATCGTGCTGCCAGAAGGTGATGAGCCACGTACTATCAAAGCAGCAGCACTGTGTGCTGAGCGCGGTATCGCGGAATGTATCCTGCTGGGTAACCCAGAAGACATTCAACGCGTTGCAGCTTCTCAGGGCGTTGTTCTGGGCAAAGGTATCCAGATCATCAACCCAGCTGACGTGATTGAAACTTACGTTCCACGTCTGGTTGAGCTGCGTAAGAACAAGGGCATGACTGAAGTGGTTGCGCGTGAGCAACTGCAAGACACCGTTGTTCTGGGCACCATGATGCTGGAAGCAAACGAAGTTGACGGTCTGGTATCTGGCGCAGTTCACACTACCGCCAACACCATTCGTCCACCGTTGCAGCTGATCAAAACTGCACCGAATGCCTCTCTGGTATCTTCCGTGTTCTTCATGCTGCTGCCGGATCAGGTTCTGGTTTACGGTGACTGTGCGATCAACCCGGATCCAACTGCTGAGCAACTGGCTGAGATCGCAATTCAGTCCGCTGAATCGGCTATCGCTTTCGGTATCGAGCCACGCGTTGCAATGATCTCTTACTCTACCGGTACTTCAGGTGCAGGTAGCGATGTAGAGAAAGTTCGTGAAGCGACCCGTATCGCACAGGAAAAACGTCCTGATCTGATGATCGACGGTCCTCTGCAGTACGATGCCGCGATCATGGCTGACGTTGCGAAGTCTAAAGCGCCAAACTCTAAAGTAGCGGGTAAAGCGACTGTATTCGTGTTCCCAGATCTGAACACCGGTAACACCACATACAAAGCGGTACAGCGTTCTGCGGATCTGGTTTCTATCGGCCCAATGCTGCAAGGCATGCGTAAGCCGGTTAACGACCTGTCTCGTGGTGCTCTGGTTGACGATATTGTCTACACCATCGCTCTGACTGCTATTCAAGCGACTCAGCAGTAA
- the yfcE gene encoding phosphodiesterase, with product MKLLFASDLHGSLSATEQVLQRFDQHQADWLILLGDLMYHGPRNPLPDNYAPAQVAERLNAYKDRIIAVRGNCESEVDQMLLQFPVLADYQQILLPERRFFLTHGHKYNRSTLPPLAGGDVLAYGHTHIPLAEQQDANWIFNPGSASLPKGGFPASYGLYADHTLQVLELETQAPLLSVTLGD from the coding sequence ATGAAACTGTTATTTGCCTCTGATCTGCATGGCTCACTCAGCGCGACTGAGCAGGTTTTGCAGCGTTTTGACCAACATCAGGCGGACTGGCTCATTTTGCTGGGCGATCTGATGTATCACGGACCTCGTAATCCGTTACCGGATAATTATGCGCCGGCGCAGGTCGCTGAGCGGCTGAACGCCTACAAGGATAGAATTATTGCGGTACGCGGGAATTGTGAAAGCGAAGTGGATCAGATGCTGTTGCAGTTTCCGGTGTTGGCGGACTATCAACAGATTTTGCTACCGGAGCGCCGCTTTTTCCTGACGCATGGCCACAAGTATAACCGCAGCACGTTGCCACCGTTAGCTGGTGGTGATGTGTTGGCCTATGGTCATACCCATATTCCGTTGGCGGAACAGCAAGACGCAAATTGGATCTTTAACCCAGGTTCAGCCAGCTTGCCTAAAGGCGGCTTCCCGGCCAGTTATGGTCTGTATGCCGACCACACGTTGCAGGTTCTCGAATTGGAAACACAAGCCCCGCTGTTGTCAGTGACTCTGGGCGATTGA
- the yfcD gene encoding NUDIX hydrolase YfcD: MDTHVQEWVDVVDADNKVIDTVSRQQVREENLCHRATYIIVHDGMGHILVQRRTDSKDFYPGWLDVAAGGVVSAGESLTEGAKREAEEELGIAGIPFLDHGSFYYESEDCKVWGGLFSCISRGPFALQESEITEVMWMSLDEINQRRREITPDTRVALDLWLNRNGTDDI, from the coding sequence ATGGATACACATGTTCAAGAATGGGTAGACGTGGTTGACGCGGATAACAAAGTGATCGATACCGTTTCGCGTCAACAGGTTAGAGAGGAAAACCTCTGTCACCGCGCGACCTATATTATTGTGCACGACGGCATGGGGCATATTCTGGTGCAGCGCCGTACTGACAGCAAAGACTTCTATCCGGGATGGTTGGATGTGGCCGCTGGTGGGGTGGTCTCCGCCGGTGAAAGCCTGACCGAGGGGGCGAAGCGCGAAGCGGAAGAAGAGCTGGGTATTGCCGGCATTCCATTCCTTGATCACGGCAGCTTCTACTATGAGTCAGAGGATTGCAAAGTGTGGGGTGGGTTGTTCAGCTGTATCAGCCGTGGGCCATTTGCGTTGCAAGAGTCAGAGATCACCGAAGTGATGTGGATGTCGCTGGATGAGATTAATCAGCGTCGCCGCGAAATCACCCCAGATACCCGTGTGGCGCTGGATCTGTGGTTAAACCGCAATGGAACAGACGATATTTGA